A portion of the Shewanella sp. SNU WT4 genome contains these proteins:
- a CDS encoding ABC transporter permease: MDLLKLIGLELKAIISDKAIAITLFGGVLFYSVLYPLPYLNEVPTKQLIVVVDNDLSSLSREFIRQAEASPKLKVIGIVASLAEAKNAIINGKAHGLLAIPAGFERDLVSGKGVTVAAAGDASYFLVYSTIAEGLIGVSQDLAASLKYQSLLAHGVSPQSASIQISPVSIDAVPAFNLSLGYTPYVVPGLFLLILQQTLLVGTGILGAGQWQKRGYWSELSTGQLLLGRVLAFMLIYTFFASYYVGWCYLVYDAELNATLAEVGLLMLPFLLSSCLAGIALSSLFVRRELPTQAYLISSMPILFVSGFVWPLALIPEPLVAIAQLIPAVPAIMAMLAMNQMGSGFGAILWPYCQLWLMVLGFGVLAWLGVSYRLKHNASASAVMEANAVSIDANVKTNADANVDTDAI, translated from the coding sequence ATGGATTTACTTAAGCTGATTGGCTTGGAGCTTAAAGCTATTATTAGTGATAAAGCCATCGCCATCACCTTGTTTGGTGGCGTGCTGTTTTACTCAGTGCTTTACCCTTTGCCCTATTTGAATGAAGTGCCGACTAAGCAATTAATCGTGGTGGTAGATAACGACTTATCGTCACTCAGCCGCGAGTTTATTCGCCAAGCGGAAGCTAGCCCTAAGCTTAAAGTCATAGGCATTGTGGCAAGTTTAGCTGAGGCTAAAAACGCCATTATTAACGGTAAAGCCCATGGCTTATTGGCCATACCTGCGGGGTTTGAGCGCGATTTAGTCAGCGGCAAAGGCGTTACTGTGGCCGCGGCGGGGGATGCCAGTTATTTCTTGGTGTACTCCACCATAGCCGAAGGCTTGATTGGCGTGAGCCAAGACTTGGCCGCTAGCCTTAAATACCAAAGCTTACTTGCCCACGGCGTATCGCCACAAAGCGCGAGCATTCAAATTAGCCCAGTTAGCATAGATGCCGTACCTGCCTTTAACTTATCTTTGGGTTACACCCCTTATGTAGTGCCGGGCTTATTCTTACTGATTTTGCAGCAAACCTTATTGGTGGGCACAGGTATTTTAGGCGCTGGCCAATGGCAAAAACGCGGTTATTGGAGTGAGCTGAGTACTGGGCAATTACTGCTGGGGCGAGTGCTGGCCTTTATGCTGATTTACACTTTTTTTGCCAGTTATTACGTGGGTTGGTGTTACTTGGTGTATGACGCTGAGCTTAATGCCACCCTCGCGGAAGTTGGTTTACTCATGCTGCCATTTTTATTATCGAGCTGCTTAGCGGGCATTGCCTTAAGTAGCTTGTTTGTGCGGCGCGAATTACCCACACAAGCCTATTTAATTTCCTCTATGCCTATCTTGTTTGTCTCAGGGTTCGTGTGGCCACTGGCGTTAATTCCTGAACCGTTAGTTGCCATAGCGCAACTGATACCCGCCGTACCTGCCATCATGGCTATGCTAGCAATGAATCAGATGGGCAGCGGTTTTGGCGCCATTCTCTGGCCTTACTGCCAGCTATGGCTGATGGTGTTAGGCTTTGGCGTATTAGCTTGGCTTGGGGTGAGTTATCGCCTCAAGCACAATGCCAGTGCTAGCGCGGTTATGGAGGCCAATGCAGTTAGCATTGATGCTAATGTTAAGACCAACGCTGATGCTAATGTTGATACTGACGCCATTTAA